The DNA window tttatttatttatcatttattttttacgaagcttttaattttaattttatttaaaaccagGGAGTGAGTGTATTTTGCgtcgtttctttttttttgttacttgGGTCTCACTTTCACTTTTATCACTATGCCAAATAAGCAATTCATTGTGTAATTGGTAATGTATGTTGTTTGAAAACGCtagcatttatttacatattttaaaacagagTTTTAATAGATCCGCCAAAGCTGTCCAGCACCTTACTCACATTTTTGATACGTTAAATTGGGTGTAGTTGCATTAATTGGTCTGTTGGGAGCATTCATTTGCTGACAGTcacttttaaacatttcaaacaaaatattatgtCTATTTCTAAATGTCTTGCTTAATGAATTGGCGTTTGTTgaatattgcattttttaagaCATTGTATACTCTTTGTTAATGAACCTACGATTGTGATTTTCGAATGATTACAGATCAGGCAAGACAAAAAGAGTACTGTACAAAGATTGgtctatacatgtaattatctgtTTTAAAGAACTATACTTTTGGTAAgagttttctcttttttcatGAAATCGATTCTGATTGGCTGATGGCGATCACAAGAAAACCATCTTTATCGTTTATGAAATTGAtgtttatatattgtaaaccacctttattcgcgtgcgagagTTTTTTGCGAGGTTCGCAAGGACATTGTCGTTCCAGAATATTTCTCACGCGAACCATTCGTTATCGTATAGTTGTTAAAACAAGACTGGTCTGGAGAAAgcttggtcgcgaacattagtcgtAGTGAACCACTATATCGGaagtaaatcgcgaaataaagacTTGCGAATAAAAGTTGATTAACAGTATTAATCCAAACCTTCTTCGGAGAAAAAATATGCCAACTGAAGTAACACTGAAAGAAAGTAATCGATCGagtaaaaggatttatatattGACATCCTTTCAGGAAAATTACAAAAGTGATTGTCAGCActataaatgtttacatatcaTTCTATATTTTAGAATATCATAACATCAGATTTAGTTTAAATGGTTTAGCTTTAAAACTGGGCCATTGTAGTTTGCTCGTAAATAAATGCAATTCATATACCGGAATgctattattttcaaaacatattcATCAAAGTCttgcaaatattaaacaaatagaAAGAAACCATTTTAAATCGAGCTGCTCTAATGGAGGTTTGAAGAGGTTTTAgacgtaattaaaaaaaaaaagacaatagtCAAATCtaatactttaaaaacaaatattaaattttacaatatgtcTTGCACCATAGTATGATatccttatttatttatttttttcaaaaacatgaaCTATAATGCTTTTCCGTTACACGTCTTGAAAGTCAAACGGACTAGAATCTTTTATTTAATAGGCTAGTACTAACATTCAGAGAAATGTTAAATGGCTGTAAAAACGATAACCACGGGCCGTCAGAAAGAGACTAAGGCAGAATGGCTTgaatatattctttttaaagcaggaaggggggggggggtcataggaaaattacatgtatgttgattcAAACTTTTTAAGAAGCATTATTCGTAACAGAGCAATGTGCCCATATTATCTGTATTAATCCTTAGTACTCTAacacaaatatttgtaaaagtatacataaatcaatatttgttcataattttataacgtattttgtttgcaaatattaacaaaactttttaaaaaaccaaaccatttatgatatttaatcatttaaccactttaaacaagaaaaaaagattttagaggAGGAATTCGAATTTAAAAAAGTTGTAGCGTTCCTTTTTAAGTGGAGTGTAATATAATATGTCTTCTTAACTTGTCATAGATTTTTCATTGaatatagataaaaataattatatgtttgCTTTAATAAAACGACACAATCTCATTTCGTTTAAAAGTGAAAAGGCATTATTTTGTCTAATCATCATGAACTACACTTTTTCCTTATCGTGTTTCACtttaaagggcatggtcacgatttggtaaaaaaattattttttgattttgatgtttacaatGCCTCAGAAAGTCATTTTTAATTGGCAACCAAAATATGAgcgtcatttgatgagttataagcgagttaaagAGCTTACAATtattcgctatgtaaacaaagcgtttgtttacatttcgaatgttgaggtgaaaattccagtttaagacctaaaataaatgtgttaatcgttaggaaccgtttatttatgctttaaatgaataataagatagacgaACCAgctttaaacagattttttactggtttattgaacctatgtaaacaaaaacaggtcacgagacttgtttacatgacgaagaattgtgagccatgtatcttgcttaaaactcaacgactggcacccaaatttcatttaattattagaaatgcattccgaaagcataaaaacagaaaaataaaatttgatcaaaatcgtgaccatgcccctttaaataaatcaatcagaAGTTTGGATTTAATACATCTGAAATGTCAAATTACAAGTTAGACCCTTATTTACATTTGATTAACAATCAGAATAAActcaacagatttttttttatcttgaccTTTACAAATGGACggaaatggttttttttctattaatagcATTTGTAGGTCAAACGATATTCTTAGGATATCTTTCGTAATTGTAAAAACATGCAACGCAATAATGGAAAATCTAAAGTATAAAACATTGCCTTCTTTAATCAATCGCAACATTGAATTAAGGGATTTAATGTTCAGAGAAAAGTGGATACCAACAAACTCAAATAGCAAATGCCTTTATTGGAGATAAAATGTTAacatagtatacatgtattagaaatgAGTTCCAAACTGGAACCCCATATTTTGTACAGTTTTTTATTTActgatacaattttttaaaatgatgttattTGAGATCAAATAGTACTTTAAAAATTCAGGACTGCCAGTGACTTAAGGTAAAACTCTTAAAATTATCTGATGAAAGTTGGAAAACCGGACTGATttcaacttaatagacttaaatttcatcaattgtaagaaaaaatatacatgtcatcacactttttgagatgtcaGATAAACGTAAACttaagcatattttagcatcagaaaaacgtatttttttgttaaaagtaaaattttttaggcagaaatttgtttatcttgtttaattttattgtcaactttatcagaaaacaaaatctacaaacatgttttaaaattaattgttgggataagaaaaactatagcatttagacatacaactgagaaaaaagtcagaaaaagagttttCCCTTTAGCATagataaaatgtgtaaaaaattggaaatttagaataaaatcaAGCTGCGAAAATATTTGAACTTAACAGTAATTCTAGTTACTTCCATGTGATtctattcacataaaatatattaaactatcttgcacaaattttaaagaattcaaagttttacaaaaaagtatgacatcacaaaacactggatctacttttaattaaaagcaCCAAACAAGTTTATCAAACAAAGTGCTTTACATGCATTCGAATGTACTAAGATAAAGTAATATTAATTAACAGTGTAAACTATTTTATGATAACCAAGATGAGACTAATCAAGTGAATATTCTGTGATGTAAAGTTtagatgaaatatataaaataagaaattcataGACTTATTCAGACTACATCACATTAACACCAGCCTGGTGTCCAAAATCCTCCGTAATTGGTAGGTGCTGACGATGCCGAATTCTTGGGAAAATTTGCAGGAATAATTTGTTTGTGATAGTACTCGAGTCTCGACTTCAGTTTTTTAACTATATCTGGGTGCTTCTTGGATAAATCGACATGTTCGTTAGGATCGTCTAAAATAAgaacaaatataattatgtgaTATAACAAATCTTGATCCGCTTCGTAAAGATTTTTACATGCACCAACAATTTACTTACCTTTAAGAttaaaaagcatcattttgttgaaaaaaggaCGTGTGTCGTTTAAAGATACATCTTCATACAAGTCAGACACGACCTGGTCTGGCTTGTACCAGTCTTGGTAGGCCCCAGGATAACCATCGATCAACTTATAGTCACCCATCCTACATCAAGATACACTTatatcaaaaaagaaatattaatttcatataaCCGACTCAAATATTCAGCAAGATTTCTTCGGAAAAGCGAGTGAAATTTCCAAAAACTTACGTacaaaacaattcataaaaattaaaacagtgaattttattaaaaaatcgttTATTGTCACACAAGCTGAAACGAGCATACCTAATGGCAGCATGACCACAGATCTCCGGCCTTAAATCGTCGATGTTGTAGATAAACTCGGTTCGTTTTGATTCCCCTGCTGTTCGTAGACTATCCCACTGATCGATGCCATCCAATGTCGggtctaatatatatatatatatatatatatatatatatatatatatatatatatatatatatatatatatatatatatatatatatatgtaattcaaAGATAACCAAGTAAACGTTTACTTTATGCAGCATTCTGCATTcacaaataacattaaaaaccaATACAACACAAACTTTATGCTTTGAATATAAAATTGAgggttttgattaattttttcaaatgccGGAAACATGGACATTTTAGCACGTGTTACATAGTATTACCTGGCGTTCCTCCTGCGGCGCTTAGCACTGTTGGCATCCAATCTACTGCATGAATCATTCtataaatcaatattattttttttttaaactaaagttccatcattagaaaaaaaaataaagtaacagCAAAATTATTATAAGTagacttgaaaaaaattcaatggcAAAAAAAAGATAGAAGAAATAATCAAAATGGTTCATGTCATCAAACTTCTCGAATTTATATCGAAACTTACAAGAAACCTAAATGTTTGGTCAGTGATCAGAtccttttgattattttttttattacagccGAGTTGTGATTTATGcctattgatttttaaagactttatgtgtaaaaaaaaaaaaacatatattttttatttacatttattgataccatgttcaaatattttattgatgaatcctagagtaaaataaaatgacCTACCCTGGATAAACATAGTTTGACTTTTGAATCCCTGCCCCGGAAACAAAAGCAGTTGCTCTAGTTCCTCCTTCAAACACAGTGGTCTTTCCACCCCTTAAAGGGTAATTATTCCCAGCGTATGTAATCCAACCTCCATTCTAAAAATACCAGAAGATTCATTTACTTTAATTGCTTGTTTTCGGTAAGGATGATGAAGATGAAAACAAGCCAACAGCTATATGTTCTCTGAAACTGTAGGTATTGACAAACGTCTTATAACACTACAGATACGGTAAATCTATtgcttttttaacaatttttaactacatgtatttattcagaTTTATGGTGAAGTATATCTCCTTTCCAGAGAACTCACATCGGCAGTAAATACTATGAGAGTGTCGTTGAACATTCCCTTTGTCTTTAGAGCTTTTGTAATGTTGCCGATAGCTTCATCCATTGCAGTTACCATTCCTGATGATGGAAGACaaggtaaaaaaatatgtataatgtataatgatattttttcttgttaaatCAAGCTATGCAACTTTGTGTCAAGctccgaaggttcaagtgagcttttctgatcacctgttgtccgtcgtccgtccgtccgtccgtctgtaaacttttcacattttttacttcttctctagaaccactgagccaaatttaaccaaacttggtacaaagcatccttatggaaaggggattctaaattgtaaaaataaagggcacaaccctttttaaaaaGGAGATAATTGCAAAACTGCGAAAATTGGGTGggtgtcttaaaaaatcttcttcttaagaaccactgcgccagatatgccaatatttacaacgaagcttgtatatatagtgaagattctaaattgtaaaaatcgcgaTCCCCGGGTCAATACTGGGGTCCCAAGAGGGGTTGtaagttgattaaaaaagacaaatttaacatagaaatatatggggggaaatgtttttaaaaatgtattctcaAGGACTACAGTGCTAAAATTAGTTAGATTACTATAATAGTACCCTaagatagtgaagattctaaattgtgaaaaccgtGATCCCCGGACTAATACTACGTACGGctccaaaatatgttttaagtttaacatagacttatataatggaaaaatgttttaaactcttctttttaagaattacaatgctacagtttgtgagattactgtGCAATCATTCTAAGATAGtgcagattctaaattgtttaaatcattttttattaaaagaagtattaaaaaaaagaaaaaagaaatttccagGATAAGTTTATCATAGTTAAATCATCTGTGAATGTTTATCGactattttttttggttttttttggaatttcgatcccgacatcaATTACTCACATATCGGGATCCAAGTGATCTGGATTaaagatcataaattcaaacaacttcAAAAAGGTGTGGATGTTAGTCTTCACGAAGTTTTGATTCACAAACACACAGTTAGGAAAGATAAaggaacaaaagataaaaaatggtTATGGAAAAAAGTAGGAATCATTGATAGACTTTATCAACTATATATATAGACTTTCCATGTTTTTTGAGTTTAGTCTATAAGACAGATGATCGATGAGAATGCAAAATCTAACATGCCTAATGTCCCCATCAcacctgcaatatttttatttgatgaatcgataaagaagcttttaatgattgaaatacaaaacatatcatcttttaattatttaacgaatatatttcaattttttcagtgaaattggattttttttaacgcAAAAGGgtattttagagcttaaaattcagtctcatttgatgtgtaaaataactttgaataaaaacatgccaaagataaaattttcttctttttatgtattgtttaatatatggcaaaatcttgaaatatatgagttttacaatatttattcagggttcacttcataataaacccttttgaaataaaatgatacatggactattgttcaggtgagcgatttgtggcccatgggcctcttattttttatttcgataGACATTTGATTTTGTGAACCCGTTCAATAACGATGTTTACATAATAAACATACGTAGACCCATATTCATAGTTACCTAGGTAGGTCCGGCGGGATTCTGTATGTACCTTAGAGTACATGTCGCTATACTTCTGAGGGACCTGCAAAAGGCATTCAATTCAGTTAAATAAAGTTAATTTCGAAACTCTGAAAAGTACAGTGATGGATTACAATAGATAAGTAAAGTTCAATCAATCGTTTATGTGATGTGCATGTACTTTTACGCACTGTCGACTCACCTGGACGATTCAAGACTAACCTGAAGGGGTTCGTGTACTGATTGGaaaggtaaatacatgtacataggttTAGATGCATCGTGGTCTTTAATTATGGACTCTGCTCGCCTGGCATACAAAATCTGTTTGGCGAAATAAGTGCAAAACTTTAAATGAAAGAAAGTTTATGTTTCCCGGATAACTAACGGAAAGGCGAAAgggaatttaacaatttaaaacacTTCTCTTCCTTTAATAGTGGTTTTATGTCTGTACGATTATTTTCTCTGAATCAGATGTaaagaatattttcataatGTTCGATacttgctatttttttttacttaaggatgaaatacatatatgtcGCGGCTCTTGAGTTACGTACATTTACGTACATTTATGAACCTAAAGCTATCAACAGCCTCGTAAATTTAAGTTTTCATCtggtttatgaaataaaatccagactgaagaaaattatttaaaacaatttaattatcttttttctcatatgatcattcaaaaattgttaatattgaTATAGACATAGAAAGGAACCTTCTTCAGGTGCAAGTCcagtagaaaaaaattaatggaacaTTTCATTGAACTTTGATTCTAACATTAcgtacatttttattatttttgtaccaatcgatGTGCCTGCTACTTTTACAATTTCTACGGACATTGATTTAAGTTGGTATGGGACATTTCCATGTTTGGACGTACGTTCTATCGAAATTAACAATTAAGTATACTCTTTCCCAATTTGGTTACATAGCAGCTTAGCATAATAGGTTAGTGCGTTACCTGCTGATTTGTAGGTCTTAAGTTCAAATCCCGCttggatttttataattttttacctatcgatgaaaatttaaaacatattttagccCAAATATTGTAAACTTTGAAACTTCTAAACCGGTAAAAGTATTAAGATAATCAAATAACCGAAcaggattaaaaacaaaatgaatgggTTTAAGATTGAAGCTAATCAAGTCTGCTGCTTCTTGTATAATTTACTTTTACCTACACTGATTTTCCCTGATGAAATACGAAGTTTACTTACCGTGGAGTATTCACCTGTTGCGTTAACAGGTGTTCTATTGTCTCTGAAGTCTTTACCTCCAGCTGTTAACGAAAATTAACTCCTTTGGAAACTTGTAGACACTTTTGAGTGAACGTTCTTTCTAAATAGCTTgtaaacttttgaaattttttcaatatataggatcatatctaatttttggaaaacaaaaatgatatagtTGTAAATTGGTTTGATGACGCATGATACTCAGTACCGATACTGAGAGAATAGTAATCCACCgtttatgtttatcttttttgtaTCATGATCTTTTTAAAAGTACCCAGAACATATGATAATATGGTTTAATATCTTTAGAATGATATAGTgttattaattaaatacatgtaccataattaTTATGGTTATTACCGATACTGAGATTGTAGTAGTCCTCTGCGCCATTGTAATATCCGTAGAATGTGTCAAATCCTCGATACGTAGGGGTACACTCCCACTTACAAAATCCCAAATGCCACCTTAGAAGCAAAcgtttcataaatatatatttgtacgTTATATCTGACtaataattatttcattgaCGAGAATGAGTTATTCGTGGTAATGCAAAATGCAAAGGTTAAAACAAACTGCACCTTAACTATAAGTAGATTCAATCCGTGGATGGTTTTGTtatcaattgtgaatgtaaatgttCTAAACCATATATCATTGGCAGAACGCAATCTAGTAGATTGTTACTTACTTTCCAATCGCATGAGTTGCGTACCCAAGTTCCTTCAACTTCTTTGGTAAAAATGTATTGTTAAGAGGGGCACAAGTGGCTTGTTGTGGTAAGATCACAATATGCTGCAATATAATTCATTGTcattatttttgatatattatttattctAACCGTgaaattgctaaaaaaaaataacaatttttgtttcaattataTACCCTATAGGAATTGGGTTTaatgatgtttttttaatgaaattgaggagcgaataatttaaattatatataaagtcgtagtacatttgaaaataatgtttgtgtatttgcaaaacaaaacacaaatgaTAATGTACatgctttattttaaaatcgtatatttaaaatcgattttttaaaaattaaattatgtagTTGGTATACCATTTCTCTGATAATAatgtgtatttcaatttttcttctACAATTTACAGTAATAACATTAACTCTGATTAATACATGATAGttgttaaaaatgtatgtatacctgtaatcctgatttaaaggCATATTGACCGGTCATAAATGAATTTCTTGatctaaaaagcaaaaaaaaaagttataaaaccAATATCTCTCTTAAGCTATAACtggtttaaaatgaatatgaagaTGAATGCTTAGGTAGGGTTACGATTTTGATAAATTACAGGTATTTGAATGATTTGAACAGGACTAAATGCaaaaagaatgtattttttttaatttatttattaaaactcaCGGTGTGCAGACTGGCATTACGTAAGATGAATTCAGGATCATCCCACTGCGAGCCAATTTATCGATATTTGGGGTGAGGACACTAGGGTTGCGAAATCCAACATCGTTCCAACCTGGAAGAAAACATTCATTTACTTTGCAATAAACTAAATTGTGATTTTTGTGTTGACAATTTTACACGCTTAGCTTTCTGTATGCTCTTCAATGTTATTCATATATTATACATCTAGGTGCATTACTAGAATCTGATATGATGCTTAATTAGTAATTAGAAAATCTACGTACCATAGTCGTCTGCCACGATGAAAAGAATATGTGGCGGTTTGGCCGAGACATAcggaagaaaatgaatgaagaTGCAAAAGACGAATACTGAGACTGATGTCTCCATTGTTGATaatgtattaatatattttgtctCGGAATACTTATATATTGGCGTAAGTCATGTGAATAGCCAAAGGGGTCAAAAAATGGGACActgattattaaaaatgtcttgaGTATGTACATACGTTCAATAACTGGGTCTGTTTGACGCagtgaagataaaaaaaataaactgcgCATCGGGTATTTCgatgaatgatttttttatgaagtttCTAGAGAAATTAGAATACTCATGCAATAAGTTAAGAGTACATATTTTTTCCAGTTGGTTAAAGTATTTAGTGTACAACGGTAGTTTTTCTACCTTATTGttgaattagattttttttatcgttatttATCGATTTACCGCATAtgataatataaaatcaataaataatgatCATATGTTGTTTTTATCACTAAAATCAGCAGTTTTAACTCGTGATGTATGGTAAACTTTAGATTATTCAAAGTTATTATGAGCTTTGATATTTAATTTGCACACTTGAACACGTTATAATtgttactgcatttcaaaacagaatcAGTTTGATCCGAAACAAATCGGCAGGTAAAACCGGACGTTGAGCCATTGTAGCCATAATGTTTAAGCTAATAATATAGCATTTAAAGAGAACAAACCAATTATTGAATGACAAGCCCCAGTTTCAAATTgacaaaatatgaaagaaaatatcaaactaACATTACAGTTAAAATATCTAAACATCAAATGGAGTAATTAAGGTTAAGAAACAGAATCACATTGTATAATGTGATGAAAATACTTGAATTCAATGAAGCTTGATGTATTCAATTTATAATACTTAGTAAAGAGTTATTGGACGATTTTGAATCATTCTAAATAAGTACGATATTTATCGCACAATAACGATGAAAGTAAAATGACTGATGACATATAAGAAGCCGACTATTTAGCAATGAAAACTGTTGGAGAGTTATCTTCCATTGATCAGaggtattttttcaaaatatatttgtagatgaaTGATCGCTTTATTCCATATTTGAAAAAGAGAGCGTTTATGAATGTATTCACTGAGTCATATGTATGGAATTCATGTTATTTCTTTTTACCAGATCTTGATAAAATATGCTTTGTCCATTGACTTTAATGAACAATTCAATTATCGGATAACAAGAAGATACTATGATTAAAAACATCAGAGCATTCATTTATACAGGTACAAAATCTGGTCCTCGTAGATTTAATGCTTTAAAGCTACATGTGCCTAATTCAATAACTGTTTAAATGGGTGAGCAATGTTTGTTCTTATTTTTCATCAAGCTTCATTCAGTTATAAACTCTTCatgcaataaaatttaatttagacGCATGTAAAgtattgaatataatttttcaaatatttgatttacatCCCGGTACGGACTGTAACGCCCAAGCTTGTTAAATTCAACTTCATGTGATGTCGCAAGCTTTTGTGGTATGTAAACAGTTGACGCCTAAGCGTTGGTACGGTGTGGGCTTCCACAtcaaaataaaagacaaaagAGACAAAATTAGCAATAAATATGTACGTACATTGTATTTAGCTTTAGTTACATAGAGCAAAATCCCATTCAACTGGATATTGGTGACATCTAAATAAAACATATGCTAATGTTTCAATGACACCACAACATACACATGTAGAGAAACAGATATGGAAAGAAAGTCCTCAAAGTCGTAAACATGTTTAGAATATTATTGGTTAATGACTGAGTTTAATTTCGTTATCCATCATGTTGGAATGATCAAATTTAGATTTActcttaaatttgttttaataacgTTACAAGCTACTATCATATTGTTAgcattattctcttttgagcAGTGGACAGTCATAAACTTCATCCACTTTATTCGCAAGCCCTCAGATCTTGTCTCTGGAAAAGGTGCAAGTGTCGGAACTTCGGGTGGTCTACGCTTCGACTCCAATTTCCTATATTTAGTTAGCAGACGTatgatttttcacaattttaaaaatactgcatatatatatatatatatatatatatatatatatatatatatatatatatatatatatatatatatatatatatatatatatatcataaaaatatcaacaccaacccgctgtcaaatcaccaccatcatcatcatcatcatcagagAATATTTCAGCCTAAGTCAACAtagaaagtaataaaaaaaactctgtGATCGATATTGTAAAAGGGTTTTTATGTAACTCAGGTAACGTGTATAATGTTAATATGTTTATATCCTTCTCATGAAAATGACATATGTATGATCAGCACTCGAaatcattttacaatatttaatataacgTCAGATTATTTGAACAAAGCTTGGCTCTAGAATTGAGTCAGAGGTGTAGgtatttattaagaaaacaaaCACAAGTAATAGTTGTATAtacataaatgattttaatataaacGTCAGGAAACACCAGTCACACTGTCACTCCATTTTATCAAACTACACACAGACAGTAGTCACATTTACAACCAATGGTTATGAAAACAGTAAAGAGAGCAAAATACCAAAACAAGATGTTGCTTGTGGTCAGCTCTTAAAGATGGTAGGAAAGATATGACAAAATTTCATTGATTCATCTTACAACGTGTAATATTATTATGTtctacacaataaaatatggtAATAGATGATATTATATAGACGAAATTATCATCAGCTGCTAAGAACAAAAGTTAGTTACAAACA is part of the Crassostrea angulata isolate pt1a10 chromosome 3, ASM2561291v2, whole genome shotgun sequence genome and encodes:
- the LOC128176339 gene encoding arylsulfatase B-like isoform X2 codes for the protein METSVSVFVFCIFIHFLPYVSAKPPHILFIVADDYGWNDVGFRNPSVLTPNIDKLARSGMILNSSYVMPVCTPSRNSFMTGQYAFKSGLQHIVILPQQATCAPLNNTFLPKKLKELGYATHAIGKWHLGFCKWECTPTYRGFDTFYGYYNGAEDYYNLSIAGGKDFRDNRTPVNATGEYSTILYARRAESIIKDHDASKPMYMYLPFQSVHEPLQVPQKYSDMYSKVHTESRRTYLGMVTAMDEAIGNITKALKTKGMFNDTLIVFTADNGGWITYAGNNYPLRGGKTTVFEGGTRATAFVSGAGIQKSNYVYPGMIHAVDWMPTVLSAAGGTPDPTLDGIDQWDSLRTAGESKRTEFIYNIDDLRPEICGHAAIRMGDYKLIDGYPGAYQDWYKPDQVVSDLYEDVSLNDTRPFFNKMMLFNLKDDPNEHVDLSKKHPDIVKKLKSRLDVDSKLDGIDQWDSLRTARESKRNEFIYNIDDFRPEIGGHAAIRIGDYKLIDGYPGLHQGWYKPDHVGYDLNEDVSTNCMRPFFDKMMLFNLQDDPNEHVDLSRKHPDIVKKLKSRLEYYHNQIVPANFPKNSASSAPTSYGGFWSPGWC